The Paralichthys olivaceus isolate ysfri-2021 chromosome 9, ASM2471397v2, whole genome shotgun sequence genome contains a region encoding:
- the rest gene encoding RE1-silencing transcription factor isoform X2: MAAQTLFSVEMFPVGVSVVEEGQSLNDMPRNTLPAPQLVMLANVAAVTAGEGGGGDGSTADEKEMMELKTVGCSYSDSEDENIIRYSYDNQNHREVCIIEYPESPAPLNAVVVSGNRAGDGEEDDGEKAEDLSHRLQPCPSTDTKTPQQVTKRKDGPAPVTEGAKKKKPFHCKPCHFQAQNEQQFVEHLSTHSVSKMMVVNRVEGRSKTKAKEFETPESQPPSGGEGDGSGETGVTTGDIKGLIRCERCGYNTNRYDHYIAHLKHHSKEGEDHRVFKCTLCPYTTVSQYHWRKHLRNHFPSKLHTCSQCSYFSDRKSNYIQHIRTHTGVRPFQCLYCDYSSSQKTHLTRHMRTHSGERPFKCESCNYLAANQHEVTRHARQVHNGPKPLSCPYCDYKTADRSNFKKHVELHLNPRQFLCPLCKYAASKKCNLQYHIKSRHSGCDVSVDVSKVKLRVKKPGPDSVEQNSDTRASKFDNSSCIEEDSDMDDGNEDETLDLSPINLSIRKSSRPSTTHSVQSKTLDKAQKKSNITSEKEKLLKTKDKMEPERKITTRQRKNEKVNEKHTDNTTAKETETIASINTDSKVKRQVKKLPTEKPMVQDQAAPPTSIKDQMDTEKSDQQRSKEERIVWTKVVKDEEKSGREKEQKNDGSGKENKSFTKHRKFGSRKTEKTTEHVEEAQEKPQSPQRKDKTSKRKVGEALDLSKKCSSETPSKTRRMKALAAEKLQSKPASDESNKADDATLTQHKSNRATPVKQKMTRTSNKRVPRLQQPEDSPEDKMKSANSPSTEAPEASAQPDNPAATNSEHLLTKPCPEKQKTPTDETVLEKPLNKTSEKMEVSHTCSLGEDTPSPAENRPAPTFLKPTLPPSLVLPNQRIKPADTEDDEGIHSSHEGGSDISDSASEGSDDSGLNGNATRSGKMPNDPETPTDEIPTPTELKSHMCIFCDRTFPLEVEYRRHLNRHLVNVYYMDNTAKGQN, encoded by the exons ATGGCCGCTCAGACGCTCTTTTCGGTGGAGATGTTTCCTGTCGGTGTATCTGTGGTGGAAGAGGGTCAGAGTCTTAACGACATGCCAAGAAACACGCTGCCTGCCCCCCAGCTGGTGATGTTGGCCAACGTCGCGGCGGTGACAGCAGGGGAGGGCGGCGGCGGTGACGGCAGCACGGCTGATGAGAAAGAGATGATGGAGCTAAAGACTGTGGGATGCAGCTACTCCGATAGCGAGGACGAGAACATCATCAG GTACAGCTATGACAACCAGAACCACAGAGAGGTCTGCATCATCGAGTATCCCGAGTCTCCCGCCCCGCTCAACGCCGTGGTCGTCAGTGGTAACCGTGCaggagacggagaggaggatgatggggAAAAAGCTGAAGACCTGTCTCACCGCCTTCAGCCCTGCCCCTCCACCGACACCAAAACACCTCAGCAGGTCACCAAACGTAAAGACGGCCCTGCCCCCGTGACAGAGGgtgcaaagaagaagaaaccgtTCCACTGTAAACCGTGTCACTTCCAGGCTCAGAACGAGCAACAGTTTGTCGAACACCTCAGCACCCATAGCGTCAGCAAGATGATGGTGGTGAACCGGGTGGAGGGGCGCAGCAAGACCAAGGCCAAGGAGTTCGAGACCCCTGAGTCCCAGCCGCCCTCAGGCGGGGAAGGCGATGGCAGCGGAGAGACGGGGGTCACAACAGGTGACATCAAAGGGCTGATCAGGTGTGAACGGTGCGGATACAACACCAACAGATACGACCATTACATCGCACACCTGAAACACCACAGCAAGGAGGGCGAGGACCACAG ggtGTTTAAATGCACTCTGTGTCCATACACCACCGTCAGTCAGTACCACTGGAGGAAACACCTGAGGAATCACTTCCCGAGCAAACTGCACACCTGCAGTCAGTGTTCCTACTTCTCCGACCGCAAGAGCAACTACATCCAACACATCCGCACTCACACAG GTGTGCGTCCCTTCCAGTGTCTGTACTGTGACTATTCCAGTTCACAGAAGACTCACCTGACCCGACACATGAGGACCCACTCAG GTGAGCGTCCGTTCAAGTGTGAGAGCTGTAACTACCTGGCAGCCAATCAACACGAGGTGACCCGTCATGCCCGACAGGTCCACAATGGCCCCAAACCTCTTTCCTGCCCCTACTGCGACTACAAGACCGCTGACCGCAGCAACTTCAAGAAGCACGTTGAGCTCCACCTCAATCCTCGTCAATTCCTTTGTCCCCTCTGCAAATACGCCGCCTCCAAGAAATGCAACCTGCAGTACCACATTAAATCCAGGCACTCTGGGTGCGACGTCTCCGTGGATGTCTCCAAAGTCAAACTGCGTGTCAAGAAACCTGGTCCTGACAGCGTAGAGCAAAACTCAGACACCAGAGCAAGCAAGTTTGACAATTCATCCTGCATTGAGGAGGATTCTGACATGGATGATGGAAATGAGGATGAGACTCTGGACTTGAGCCCAATCAATCTGTCAATCAGAAAGAGCAGCAGGCCCAGCACCACCCACTCTGTGCAGAGTAAGACACTGGACAAGGCTCAGAAGAAATCCAACATCACATCTGAGAAAGAGAAGCtactgaaaacaaaagacaagatggagccagagagaaaaatcACAACCAGGCAGAGGAAAAACGAGAAGGTCAACGAAAAACATACAGACAACACAACTGCTAAAGAAACAGAGACGATAGCTTCTATAAACACAGACAGTAAGGTCAAGAGGCAAGTTAAGAAGCTGCCGACAGAGAAACCAATGGTTCAGGACCAAGCAGCACCACCCACATCCATCAAAGACCAAATGGACACAGAGAAATCCGACCAACAAAGATCCAAGGAGGAAAGAATAGTGTGGACAAAGGTGGTGAAAGATGAAGAGAAGTCTGGGAGggaaaaagaacagaagaaCGATGGCAGTGGAAAGGAGAACAAGAGCTTCACCAAACATAGGAAGTTCGGATCaaggaagacagagaaaacTACAGAACATGTCGAAGAAGCTCAAGAGAAACCACAAAGTCCTCAGAGGAAAGACAAAACTTCAAAGAGGAAAGTGGGAGAGGCATTAGATCTTTCCAAAAAGTGTTCATCTGAGACGCCGTCCAAGACCAGGCGAATGAAAGCCTTAGCTGCTGAGAAGCTGCAGTCAAAACCTGCCTCAGACGAGTCCAACAAGGCAGATGACGCCACTCTAACGCAGCATAAGTCCAACAGGGCAACACCAGTAAAGCAAAAGATGACAAGGACGTCCAACAAAAGAGTCCCAAGACTACAGCAACCTGAGGATTCACCAGAAGACAAGATGAAGTCAGCAAATAGTCCGTCCACTGAGGCTCCAGAAGCATCGGCTCAACCAGACAACCCAGCGGCCACGAATTCCGAGCACCTACTGACAAAGCCCTGCCCTGAGAAGCAGAAAACCCCAACAGATGAAACTGTGCTGGAGAAGCCTCTGAACAAAACCTCAGAGAAAATGGAAGTGTCACACACCTGCAGCCTAGGTGAGGACACACCCTCCCCAGCTGAAAACCGCCCTGCGCCTACCTTCCTCAAACCCACATTGCCGCCCTCACTGGTGCTTCCAAACCAGCGAATCAAACCCGCTGACACCGAGGACGATGAGGGGATTCACAGCAGTCACGAAGGGGGAAGTGACATCAGTGACAGTGCCTCAGAGGGTAGCGACGACTCCGGCCTGAATGGCAACGCCACCCGGTCAGGGAAGATGCCCAATGACCCAGAAACGCCCACCGACGAGATCCCAACACCGACGGAGCTCAAAAGTCACATGTGCATCTTCTGTGACCGTACGTTTCCTTTGGAGGTAGAGTACCGCCGGCACCTGAACCGGCACCTTGTCAACGTCTACTATATGGACAACACAGCCAAAGGACAGAATTAA
- the noa1 gene encoding nitric oxide-associated protein 1 isoform X2 — protein sequence MYLEDDQHQEERDLLHQLILTSPPLLVPPPTTPQKHLRSLERQLQVLRGGAPQEADPNSLIQFQDRDFPLDVNLVAAKTKKKKAVAGKGEHKIFGSPDVDEPVSNTCCSGCGAVLHCTSVQAPGYLPSEKYKALQQEGGLHSATCQRCHLLTYHHKALHLEVSKDQYRAVVQQIRPLQVLVLLIVDLLDLPDSIIPDLPELVGTNKHVVVLGNKIDLLPRDSPGYLRRIKGQLSQYCQVAGLGGQVTDIHLISAKTGYGIETLISSLQRSWKYKGDVYLVGSANTGKSTLFNTLLESDYCKSKASEVVQKATVSPWPGTTLNLLKFPIINPTPYRMFRRQKRLNKASQQTEDELSHVEQTRMRHFRRQGYLVGRVGRTFRAEVGSRPDEIQFDPDSLAFGENEDGELTTGSIRKPEELSYNELKDAHWLYDTPGITKDNDILSLLNEQEMRSVVPSSAIIPRTFVLKPGMSLFVGGVARVDFLQGQKSCWFSVVASSRLPIHVTSLEKADSVYAKHAGHVLLGVPMGGPERMKEFPALVPQEFRLEGRGYLEAAADLKLSSAGWVAVTAVEGDQVILRLHSPLMAGFSLRTPPMLPHIVSLKGERIRKSTAYKLMKPPGLMDDGLSARGAKGQQVKRK from the exons ATGT ATCTGGAGGACGACCAAcatcaggaggagagagacctGCTCCACCAGCTGATCCTCACCTCCCCCCCGCTTCTTGTCCCCCCTCCCACCACCCCTCAGAAACACCTGAGGTCTCTAGAACGTCAGCTGCAGGTGCTGAGGGGCGGGGCCCCGCAGGAGGCAGACCCTAACTCTCTGATCCAGTTCCAGGATCGTGACTTCCCACTGGATGTAAACCTGGTGGCTGCAAagaccaagaagaagaaggctgTGGCAGGTAAAGGTGAGCACAAGATCTTCGGGTCTCCGGACGTGGACGAGCCAGTCAGCAACACCTGCTGCTCAGGCTGCggagccgtgctgcactgcacCTCCGTCCAGGCTCCCGGGTACTTGCCCAGTGAGAAGTACAAGGCCCTGCAGCAGGAGGGGGGTCTGCATAGCGCCACCTGTCAGCGCTGCCACCTGCTCACCTACCACCACAAGGCACTGCACCTGGAAGTGTCCAAAGACCAGTACCGGGCGGTGGTGCAGCAGATCCGCCCCCTACAGGTCCTGGTGTTGCTCATTGTTGACCTGCTCGACCTCCCCGACTCCATCATCCCCGACCTGCCTGAGCTCGTTGGTACCAACAAACACGTGGTTGTCCTCGGCAACAAGATCGACCTGCTACCCAGGGACTCGCCCGGCTACCTGCGACGAATCAAGGGTCAGCTTTCCCAGTACTGTCAGGTGGCCGGCTTAGGAGGCCAGGTCACCGACATCCACCTCATCAGTGCCAAGACCGGGTACGGCATCGAGACGCTGATATCCAGCCTGCAGAGGTCCTGGAAGTACAAAGGTGACGTGTACCTGGTTGGGAGCGCCAACACAGGAAAGTCAACCCTGTTCAACACGCTGCTGGAGTCTGACTACTGCAAGTCCAAGGCCTCCGAAGTCGTACAGAAGGCCACCGTATCGCCCTGGCCTG GGACAACTCTGAACCTGCTGAAGTTTCCCATCATCAACCCGACACCGTACAGAATGTTCAGGCGACAGAAACGACTGAACAAGGCATCGCAACAGACGGAGGACGAGCTGTCACATGTCGAACAAACGAGAATGAGACATTTCCGCAGACAGGGCTACTTAGTGG GTCGTGTTGGCAGAACATTCCGTGCTGAAGTTGGATCCAGACCAGATGAGATCCAGTTTGATCCTGACAGTTTGGCATTTGGAGAAAATGAAGACGGAGAACTGACGACAG gGTCCATCAGGAAGCCTGAGGAGTTGAGCTATAACGAGCTGAAGGACGCTCACTGGTTGTACGACACGCCGGGGATCACGAAGGACAACGAT ATCCTCAGCCTGTTAAATGAACAAGAAATGAGGTCAGTGGTTCCATCGTCGGCCATCATCCCACGGACATTTGTTCTAAAGCCCGGTATGAGTCTGTTTGTGGGGGGCGTGGCCAGGGTCGACTTCCTGCAG GGTCAGAAGTCCTGCTGGTTTTCGGTCGTGGCATCCAGTCGTCTCCCGATTCACGTCACAAGTCTTGAAAAAGCAGACAGCGTTTACGCAAAACACGCTGGGCATGTCCTGCTTGGG GTGCCCATGGGCGGACCGGAGCGGATGAAGGAGTTTCCTGCGTTGGTCCCTCAGGAGTTCAGGTTGGAGGGACGAGGTTACCTGGAGGCAGCTGCTGACCTCAAACTGTCATCTGCAG GTTGGGTCGCTGTGACGGCGGTGGAAGGTGATCAGGTGATACTGAGGTTGCATAGTCCGCTGATGGCAGGTTTCAGTCTGAGGACGCCACCGATGCTTCCTCACATTGTTTCTCTGAAAGGAGAACGCATCCGAAAATCCACAGCCTACAAATTGATGAAGCCTCCAGGGCTAATGGACGATGGCTTGTCGGCCAGAGGAGCCAAGGGGCAGCAGgtgaagaggaagtga
- the rest gene encoding RE1-silencing transcription factor isoform X1 codes for MAAQTLFSVEMFPVGVSVVEEGQSLNDMPRNTLPAPQLVMLANVAAVTAGEGGGGDGSTADEKEMMELKTVGCSYSDSEDENIISRYSYDNQNHREVCIIEYPESPAPLNAVVVSGNRAGDGEEDDGEKAEDLSHRLQPCPSTDTKTPQQVTKRKDGPAPVTEGAKKKKPFHCKPCHFQAQNEQQFVEHLSTHSVSKMMVVNRVEGRSKTKAKEFETPESQPPSGGEGDGSGETGVTTGDIKGLIRCERCGYNTNRYDHYIAHLKHHSKEGEDHRVFKCTLCPYTTVSQYHWRKHLRNHFPSKLHTCSQCSYFSDRKSNYIQHIRTHTGVRPFQCLYCDYSSSQKTHLTRHMRTHSGERPFKCESCNYLAANQHEVTRHARQVHNGPKPLSCPYCDYKTADRSNFKKHVELHLNPRQFLCPLCKYAASKKCNLQYHIKSRHSGCDVSVDVSKVKLRVKKPGPDSVEQNSDTRASKFDNSSCIEEDSDMDDGNEDETLDLSPINLSIRKSSRPSTTHSVQSKTLDKAQKKSNITSEKEKLLKTKDKMEPERKITTRQRKNEKVNEKHTDNTTAKETETIASINTDSKVKRQVKKLPTEKPMVQDQAAPPTSIKDQMDTEKSDQQRSKEERIVWTKVVKDEEKSGREKEQKNDGSGKENKSFTKHRKFGSRKTEKTTEHVEEAQEKPQSPQRKDKTSKRKVGEALDLSKKCSSETPSKTRRMKALAAEKLQSKPASDESNKADDATLTQHKSNRATPVKQKMTRTSNKRVPRLQQPEDSPEDKMKSANSPSTEAPEASAQPDNPAATNSEHLLTKPCPEKQKTPTDETVLEKPLNKTSEKMEVSHTCSLGEDTPSPAENRPAPTFLKPTLPPSLVLPNQRIKPADTEDDEGIHSSHEGGSDISDSASEGSDDSGLNGNATRSGKMPNDPETPTDEIPTPTELKSHMCIFCDRTFPLEVEYRRHLNRHLVNVYYMDNTAKGQN; via the exons ATGGCCGCTCAGACGCTCTTTTCGGTGGAGATGTTTCCTGTCGGTGTATCTGTGGTGGAAGAGGGTCAGAGTCTTAACGACATGCCAAGAAACACGCTGCCTGCCCCCCAGCTGGTGATGTTGGCCAACGTCGCGGCGGTGACAGCAGGGGAGGGCGGCGGCGGTGACGGCAGCACGGCTGATGAGAAAGAGATGATGGAGCTAAAGACTGTGGGATGCAGCTACTCCGATAGCGAGGACGAGAACATCATCAG CAGGTACAGCTATGACAACCAGAACCACAGAGAGGTCTGCATCATCGAGTATCCCGAGTCTCCCGCCCCGCTCAACGCCGTGGTCGTCAGTGGTAACCGTGCaggagacggagaggaggatgatggggAAAAAGCTGAAGACCTGTCTCACCGCCTTCAGCCCTGCCCCTCCACCGACACCAAAACACCTCAGCAGGTCACCAAACGTAAAGACGGCCCTGCCCCCGTGACAGAGGgtgcaaagaagaagaaaccgtTCCACTGTAAACCGTGTCACTTCCAGGCTCAGAACGAGCAACAGTTTGTCGAACACCTCAGCACCCATAGCGTCAGCAAGATGATGGTGGTGAACCGGGTGGAGGGGCGCAGCAAGACCAAGGCCAAGGAGTTCGAGACCCCTGAGTCCCAGCCGCCCTCAGGCGGGGAAGGCGATGGCAGCGGAGAGACGGGGGTCACAACAGGTGACATCAAAGGGCTGATCAGGTGTGAACGGTGCGGATACAACACCAACAGATACGACCATTACATCGCACACCTGAAACACCACAGCAAGGAGGGCGAGGACCACAG ggtGTTTAAATGCACTCTGTGTCCATACACCACCGTCAGTCAGTACCACTGGAGGAAACACCTGAGGAATCACTTCCCGAGCAAACTGCACACCTGCAGTCAGTGTTCCTACTTCTCCGACCGCAAGAGCAACTACATCCAACACATCCGCACTCACACAG GTGTGCGTCCCTTCCAGTGTCTGTACTGTGACTATTCCAGTTCACAGAAGACTCACCTGACCCGACACATGAGGACCCACTCAG GTGAGCGTCCGTTCAAGTGTGAGAGCTGTAACTACCTGGCAGCCAATCAACACGAGGTGACCCGTCATGCCCGACAGGTCCACAATGGCCCCAAACCTCTTTCCTGCCCCTACTGCGACTACAAGACCGCTGACCGCAGCAACTTCAAGAAGCACGTTGAGCTCCACCTCAATCCTCGTCAATTCCTTTGTCCCCTCTGCAAATACGCCGCCTCCAAGAAATGCAACCTGCAGTACCACATTAAATCCAGGCACTCTGGGTGCGACGTCTCCGTGGATGTCTCCAAAGTCAAACTGCGTGTCAAGAAACCTGGTCCTGACAGCGTAGAGCAAAACTCAGACACCAGAGCAAGCAAGTTTGACAATTCATCCTGCATTGAGGAGGATTCTGACATGGATGATGGAAATGAGGATGAGACTCTGGACTTGAGCCCAATCAATCTGTCAATCAGAAAGAGCAGCAGGCCCAGCACCACCCACTCTGTGCAGAGTAAGACACTGGACAAGGCTCAGAAGAAATCCAACATCACATCTGAGAAAGAGAAGCtactgaaaacaaaagacaagatggagccagagagaaaaatcACAACCAGGCAGAGGAAAAACGAGAAGGTCAACGAAAAACATACAGACAACACAACTGCTAAAGAAACAGAGACGATAGCTTCTATAAACACAGACAGTAAGGTCAAGAGGCAAGTTAAGAAGCTGCCGACAGAGAAACCAATGGTTCAGGACCAAGCAGCACCACCCACATCCATCAAAGACCAAATGGACACAGAGAAATCCGACCAACAAAGATCCAAGGAGGAAAGAATAGTGTGGACAAAGGTGGTGAAAGATGAAGAGAAGTCTGGGAGggaaaaagaacagaagaaCGATGGCAGTGGAAAGGAGAACAAGAGCTTCACCAAACATAGGAAGTTCGGATCaaggaagacagagaaaacTACAGAACATGTCGAAGAAGCTCAAGAGAAACCACAAAGTCCTCAGAGGAAAGACAAAACTTCAAAGAGGAAAGTGGGAGAGGCATTAGATCTTTCCAAAAAGTGTTCATCTGAGACGCCGTCCAAGACCAGGCGAATGAAAGCCTTAGCTGCTGAGAAGCTGCAGTCAAAACCTGCCTCAGACGAGTCCAACAAGGCAGATGACGCCACTCTAACGCAGCATAAGTCCAACAGGGCAACACCAGTAAAGCAAAAGATGACAAGGACGTCCAACAAAAGAGTCCCAAGACTACAGCAACCTGAGGATTCACCAGAAGACAAGATGAAGTCAGCAAATAGTCCGTCCACTGAGGCTCCAGAAGCATCGGCTCAACCAGACAACCCAGCGGCCACGAATTCCGAGCACCTACTGACAAAGCCCTGCCCTGAGAAGCAGAAAACCCCAACAGATGAAACTGTGCTGGAGAAGCCTCTGAACAAAACCTCAGAGAAAATGGAAGTGTCACACACCTGCAGCCTAGGTGAGGACACACCCTCCCCAGCTGAAAACCGCCCTGCGCCTACCTTCCTCAAACCCACATTGCCGCCCTCACTGGTGCTTCCAAACCAGCGAATCAAACCCGCTGACACCGAGGACGATGAGGGGATTCACAGCAGTCACGAAGGGGGAAGTGACATCAGTGACAGTGCCTCAGAGGGTAGCGACGACTCCGGCCTGAATGGCAACGCCACCCGGTCAGGGAAGATGCCCAATGACCCAGAAACGCCCACCGACGAGATCCCAACACCGACGGAGCTCAAAAGTCACATGTGCATCTTCTGTGACCGTACGTTTCCTTTGGAGGTAGAGTACCGCCGGCACCTGAACCGGCACCTTGTCAACGTCTACTATATGGACAACACAGCCAAAGGACAGAATTAA
- the nipsnap3a gene encoding protein NipSnap homolog 3A yields the protein MISAPSRNFTFNMLTMRKVSLRSAATLVSAAAAQPRVRLSTGPQQQHKTFYEFRTYCIRPEQNAAFLKLTNEKVHLRTAHSELIGYWTVEYGGLNQVFHIWKYDSYAQRAAVRAALAHDPSWISEYISKAIPMLTSQDNEVTYLVPWSHLQRPPQEGGVYELVSYHMRPGGPAVWADAFQAAVTSHDAPGYGTLLGAFHSEFGKLNRVHTLQWFESADHRAEVRHRAHTDSRLVAAVRDSVVHLDSQKNKLMFPCPFSPMK from the exons ATGATCTCTGCACCGTCACGTAACTTCACTTTCAACATGTTGACGATGAGGAAAGTTTCACTGAGATCAGCTGCGACTCtggtttcagctgctgctgctcag CCTCGTGTGCGTCTCTCAACTGGTCCccagcagcaacacaaaactTTTTATGAGTTCCGCACGTACTGCATCCGTCCAGAGCAGAACGCAGCCTTCCTGAAACTCACTAATGAGAAGGTCCACCTGCGCACTGCCCACTCCGAGCTGATTGGCTACTGGACTGTTGAGTATGGTGGCTTGAATCAGGTTTTCCATATATGGAAGTATG ACAGTTATGCTCAGCGGGCAGCGGTGCGGGCGGCACTGGCTCACGACCCCTCATGGATTTCAGAATACATCTCCAAGGCGATACCAATGTTGACGTCTCAGGACAACGAGGTCACCTACCTCGTTCCCTGGAGCCACCTGCAGAGGCCACCACAGGAGGGCG gtgtgtaCGAGCTGGTTTCTTACCACATGCGTCCTGGTGGTCCAGCGGTTTGGGCTGACGCCTTCCAGGCTGCTGTTACTTCCCATGATGCACCAGGGTACGGGACGCTGCTGGGAGCTTTCCACAGCGAGTTTGGAAAACTGAAcagag TTCACACTCTTCAGTGGTTCGAGAGCGCCGACCATCGAGCTGAAGTTCGACACCGAGCTCACACTGATTCCAGATTGGTTGCTGCAG tcaGAGAcagtgtcgtccatcttgacTCTCAGAAGAACAAACTCATGTTTCCGTGTCCCTTTTCTCCGATGAAGTAA
- the noa1 gene encoding nitric oxide-associated protein 1 isoform X1, with protein sequence MSVSLLCQVCVRRHLWTSLTRRVSGRSGPGSVRSLIRQWSSRDRGRVRSCTVEPNLEEQFVFVDYTDLEDDQHQEERDLLHQLILTSPPLLVPPPTTPQKHLRSLERQLQVLRGGAPQEADPNSLIQFQDRDFPLDVNLVAAKTKKKKAVAGKGEHKIFGSPDVDEPVSNTCCSGCGAVLHCTSVQAPGYLPSEKYKALQQEGGLHSATCQRCHLLTYHHKALHLEVSKDQYRAVVQQIRPLQVLVLLIVDLLDLPDSIIPDLPELVGTNKHVVVLGNKIDLLPRDSPGYLRRIKGQLSQYCQVAGLGGQVTDIHLISAKTGYGIETLISSLQRSWKYKGDVYLVGSANTGKSTLFNTLLESDYCKSKASEVVQKATVSPWPGTTLNLLKFPIINPTPYRMFRRQKRLNKASQQTEDELSHVEQTRMRHFRRQGYLVGRVGRTFRAEVGSRPDEIQFDPDSLAFGENEDGELTTGSIRKPEELSYNELKDAHWLYDTPGITKDNDILSLLNEQEMRSVVPSSAIIPRTFVLKPGMSLFVGGVARVDFLQGQKSCWFSVVASSRLPIHVTSLEKADSVYAKHAGHVLLGVPMGGPERMKEFPALVPQEFRLEGRGYLEAAADLKLSSAGWVAVTAVEGDQVILRLHSPLMAGFSLRTPPMLPHIVSLKGERIRKSTAYKLMKPPGLMDDGLSARGAKGQQVKRK encoded by the exons ATGAGCGTATCTCTGCTATGTCAGGTGTGTGTCCGCCGGCACCTGTGGACGTCTCTGACCCGCCGGGTCTCCGGACGCTCCGGACCCGGTTCAGTCCGAAGTCTGATCCGTcagtggagcagcagagacCGCGGAAGAGTCCGGAGCTGCACCGTGGAACCGAACCTGGAGGAACAGTTCGTGTTTGTGGACTACACAG ATCTGGAGGACGACCAAcatcaggaggagagagacctGCTCCACCAGCTGATCCTCACCTCCCCCCCGCTTCTTGTCCCCCCTCCCACCACCCCTCAGAAACACCTGAGGTCTCTAGAACGTCAGCTGCAGGTGCTGAGGGGCGGGGCCCCGCAGGAGGCAGACCCTAACTCTCTGATCCAGTTCCAGGATCGTGACTTCCCACTGGATGTAAACCTGGTGGCTGCAAagaccaagaagaagaaggctgTGGCAGGTAAAGGTGAGCACAAGATCTTCGGGTCTCCGGACGTGGACGAGCCAGTCAGCAACACCTGCTGCTCAGGCTGCggagccgtgctgcactgcacCTCCGTCCAGGCTCCCGGGTACTTGCCCAGTGAGAAGTACAAGGCCCTGCAGCAGGAGGGGGGTCTGCATAGCGCCACCTGTCAGCGCTGCCACCTGCTCACCTACCACCACAAGGCACTGCACCTGGAAGTGTCCAAAGACCAGTACCGGGCGGTGGTGCAGCAGATCCGCCCCCTACAGGTCCTGGTGTTGCTCATTGTTGACCTGCTCGACCTCCCCGACTCCATCATCCCCGACCTGCCTGAGCTCGTTGGTACCAACAAACACGTGGTTGTCCTCGGCAACAAGATCGACCTGCTACCCAGGGACTCGCCCGGCTACCTGCGACGAATCAAGGGTCAGCTTTCCCAGTACTGTCAGGTGGCCGGCTTAGGAGGCCAGGTCACCGACATCCACCTCATCAGTGCCAAGACCGGGTACGGCATCGAGACGCTGATATCCAGCCTGCAGAGGTCCTGGAAGTACAAAGGTGACGTGTACCTGGTTGGGAGCGCCAACACAGGAAAGTCAACCCTGTTCAACACGCTGCTGGAGTCTGACTACTGCAAGTCCAAGGCCTCCGAAGTCGTACAGAAGGCCACCGTATCGCCCTGGCCTG GGACAACTCTGAACCTGCTGAAGTTTCCCATCATCAACCCGACACCGTACAGAATGTTCAGGCGACAGAAACGACTGAACAAGGCATCGCAACAGACGGAGGACGAGCTGTCACATGTCGAACAAACGAGAATGAGACATTTCCGCAGACAGGGCTACTTAGTGG GTCGTGTTGGCAGAACATTCCGTGCTGAAGTTGGATCCAGACCAGATGAGATCCAGTTTGATCCTGACAGTTTGGCATTTGGAGAAAATGAAGACGGAGAACTGACGACAG gGTCCATCAGGAAGCCTGAGGAGTTGAGCTATAACGAGCTGAAGGACGCTCACTGGTTGTACGACACGCCGGGGATCACGAAGGACAACGAT ATCCTCAGCCTGTTAAATGAACAAGAAATGAGGTCAGTGGTTCCATCGTCGGCCATCATCCCACGGACATTTGTTCTAAAGCCCGGTATGAGTCTGTTTGTGGGGGGCGTGGCCAGGGTCGACTTCCTGCAG GGTCAGAAGTCCTGCTGGTTTTCGGTCGTGGCATCCAGTCGTCTCCCGATTCACGTCACAAGTCTTGAAAAAGCAGACAGCGTTTACGCAAAACACGCTGGGCATGTCCTGCTTGGG GTGCCCATGGGCGGACCGGAGCGGATGAAGGAGTTTCCTGCGTTGGTCCCTCAGGAGTTCAGGTTGGAGGGACGAGGTTACCTGGAGGCAGCTGCTGACCTCAAACTGTCATCTGCAG GTTGGGTCGCTGTGACGGCGGTGGAAGGTGATCAGGTGATACTGAGGTTGCATAGTCCGCTGATGGCAGGTTTCAGTCTGAGGACGCCACCGATGCTTCCTCACATTGTTTCTCTGAAAGGAGAACGCATCCGAAAATCCACAGCCTACAAATTGATGAAGCCTCCAGGGCTAATGGACGATGGCTTGTCGGCCAGAGGAGCCAAGGGGCAGCAGgtgaagaggaagtga